Proteins co-encoded in one Aspergillus luchuensis IFO 4308 DNA, chromosome 6, nearly complete sequence genomic window:
- a CDS encoding uncharacterized protein (COG:S;~EggNog:ENOG410Q1GZ) produces the protein MSLTRYTAPIPQGAKVVETREQLNQVVRENPETVLYDQDGGYMLKDESGTVVAIAADSLCPELDQAVAEVEALQAETKLAGNAGDQGDTNAKKRDVNDVQDTNRPLRCSHPRCFNSAICLTYTDCHVCLRQHHCI, from the coding sequence ATGTCTCTCACTCGCTACACCGCACCCATTCCCCAGGGCGCGAAGGTGGTCGAGACGCGTGAGCAACTCAACCAAGTAGTCCGGGAAAATCCCGAGACTGTCCTGTACGATCAGGATGGTGGCTACATGTTGAAAGATGAGAGCGGAACCGTGGTTGCCATAGCTGCGGATTCTCTGTGTCCCGAGTTGGACCAGGCCGTGGCTGAAGTCGAGGCCCTGCAAGCAGAGACGAAGCTGGCTGGCAATGCCGGAGACCAAGGTGATACCAATGCCAAAAAGAGAGACGTTAATGATGTTCAGGACACTAATCGTCCACTTCGTTGTTCTCACCCTAGATGCTTCAATTCCGCCATCTGCCTGACCTATACCGATTGCCACGTCTGTTTGCGACAGCACCACTGTATCTGA
- the NUC1 gene encoding DNA/RNA non-specific endonuclease (BUSCO:EOG092645MK;~COG:F;~EggNog:ENOG410PHAY;~InterPro:IPR040255,IPR020821,IPR018524,IPR001604;~PFAM:PF01223;~go_function: GO:0003676 - nucleic acid binding [Evidence IEA];~go_function: GO:0016787 - hydrolase activity [Evidence IEA];~go_function: GO:0046872 - metal ion binding [Evidence IEA]), translated as MSKATFAAIAAASAATGAGLTALFYSPRPQPQQQQQPLPQQQLPPHPPTTSSSKLPAPQPAAPSLAPKPTPTSGSPVDPAGIYQYGFPGPVADTLLSAPLAGAYDRRTRNPSWVAEHITPQSLAQKNGDRKGSTFFEDTTIPPLFRAKLSDYFRSGYDRGHQVPAADAKWSQDAMDATFALSNMCPQVGEGFNRDYWAHFEEFCRDLTKKYPSVRVVTGPLYLPHRDQDGKWRVSYEVIGNPPNVAVPTHFYKVVYAEEGPATAGKVALGAFVLPNARISNDKRLTEFEVPLEAVERASGLEFAAKLDAGRRKRLCQEVKCDVVVREFNNASKKK; from the coding sequence aTGTCCAAGGCCACCTTCGCggccatcgccgccgccAGTGCCGCCACGGGCGCCGGTCTGACGGCTCTCTTCTACTCTCCTCGACCCCAaccacaacagcagcagcaaccactcccccaacaacaactccctcctcatcctccgaccacctcctcctctaaACTCCCCGCCCCTCAACCCGCCGCTCCCTCTCTcgcccccaaacccaccccaaccagcGGCTCCCCCGTCGACCCAGCCGGCATCTACCAATATGGCTTCCCCGGTCCGGTAGCCGACACACTTCTCTCGGCGCCCCTAGCCGGCGCCTACGACCGTCGCACACGCAACCCATCCTGGGTGGCCGAACACATCACCCCACAGTCTCTGGCGCAAAAGAACGGCGACCGCAAGGGCAGCACATTCTTCGAAGACACCACGATCCCGCCGCTATTCCGCGCCAAACTGTCCGACTACTTCCGTTCCGGCTACGATCGCGGCCACCAGGTGCCGGCCGCGGACGCCAAATGGTCGCAGGACGCCATGGACGCTACCTTCGCGCTGTCGAACATGTGTCCGCAGGTCGGCGAGGGGTTCAACCGCGACTACTGGGCCCACTTTGAGGAGTTCTGCCGTGACTTGACGAAGAAATACCCCTCCGTGCGCGTGGTTACTGGTCCTCTTTACTTGCCGCACCGCGATCAGGATGGAAAGTGGCGTGTCTCGTATGAGGTTATTGGAAACCCGCCCAATGTTGCTGTCCCGACCCACTTCTACAAGGTCGTGTATGCGGAGGAGGGCCCCGCTACGGCGGGTAAGGTTGCGCTGGGCGCGTTTGTGCTCCCTAATGCTAGGATCTCGAATGATAAGCGCTTGACGGAGTTTGAGGTGCCGCTTGAGGCTGTGGAGCGGGCTAGTGGTCTGGAGTTTGCGGCCAAATTGGATGCTGGACGCAGGAAGAGACTGTGTCAGGAGGTTAagtgtgatgttgttgtgagGGAGTTTAACAATGCCagcaagaagaaatag
- a CDS encoding putative RING finger domain protein (COG:O;~EggNog:ENOG410PM5D;~InterPro:IPR001841,IPR027370,IPR017907,IPR016818, IPR013083;~PFAM:PF13445;~go_function: GO:0061630 - ubiquitin protein ligase activity [Evidence IEA]) codes for MAHSKRNTSLPHFTSYERDLLKSSWGTKRGVIGRDSFLPFGSCRLCLHPAREPVVACATNGDLFCRECAISDLLAQRQEIKRLEKERDEAKKRLAEEEERALDEARTRELRDFELVSMGLDAAAKKNNGSSQSQNDESSKKRKADTTEALAAFKAREVEVDGKRKKVFELDDKEMARIAREEQERLKNELKKEKEANKSALLSFWVPSLTPTTDPNEIAANKTIKLTPICPASTDSNRHSYSLKSLVEVHFTEEKTSDGSPARVCPSCKKTLTNGLKAMLTKPCGHVICQPCVNKFMTPHDAPDPHASKEEQEQTAALHGRILCYVCETDVTPSSDSNKDSASSGKKKKKDKEGIRPGLVEVSSEGTGFAGRGGNVATKSGVAFQC; via the exons atggcgcaCTCTAAGCGCAATACCTCTCTTCCACACTTTACCTCCTACGAGCGCGATCTCCTCAAATCAAGCTGGGGCACCAAACGCGGCGTCATCGGCCGCgactctttcctcccattcGGCTCGTGTCGACTCTGCCTACACCCGGCGCGGGAACCCGTCGTCGCCTGCGCCACCAACGGAGATCTCTTCTGTCGCGAATGCGCCATCAGCGACCTTCTAGCCCAGCGACAGGAGATCAAGCGCCTTGAAAAGGAACGCGATGAAGCCAAAAAGCGTCttgcagaagaggaggagcggGCATTAGATGAAGCGCGAACACGGGAACTCCGTGATTTTGAGCTAGTGAGCATGGGGTTAGATGCAGCAGCGAAGAAAAACAACGGGTCAAGCCAATCACAGAATGACGAGAGCTCCAAGAAACGGAAAGCAGATACTACAGAAGCATTGGCTGCTTTCAAAGCGCGAGAGGTAGAAGTGGACgggaagcggaagaaggtGTTCGAGTTGGATGATAAAGAGATGGCTAGAATTGCGCGCGAGGAGCAGGAACGTTTGAAGAATgagttgaagaaagaaaag GAAGCAAACAAATCAGCCCTCTTATCTTTTTGGGTCCCCTCgctcacacccaccaccgACCCGAATGAAATCGCCGCCAACAAAACCATTAAACTAACACCCATTTGCCCTGCTTCTACCGACTCCAACCGCCACAGCTACTCCCTCAAATCCTTAGTCGAGGTGCACTTCACCGAAGAAAAGACCTCCGATGGCTCCCCGGCCCGTGTCTGCCCAAGCTGCAAGAAAACACTGACGAACGGGCTCAAAGCAATGC TAACGAAACCCTGCGGCCATGTCATCTGCCAACCATGCGTCAACAAGTTCATGACTCCGCACGATGCACCAGACCCGCACGCCTCGAAAGAAGAACAGGAGCAGACCGCTGCCCTGCATGGGCGAATTCTATGCTACGTCTGCGAGACGGATGTTACGCCGTCAAGTGACAGTAATAAGGATTCCGCGTcgtcggggaagaagaaaaagaaggataagGAGGGCATCCGGCCTGgcttggtggaggtgagCTCCGAAGGGACAGGGTTTGCGGGGAGAGGCGGGAATGTTGCAACTAAGTCGGGGGTTGCCTTTCAGTGTTGA
- a CDS encoding uncharacterized protein (TransMembrane:2 (i7-35o55-76i)), whose translation MIKAKVLVFAILVYPISLWSVCAGYWVCVAAYYGYKIGRSCLGLAIRFDTYLGTGWLSRIVSVLFILLVRGICLAVDEYVDLVRRGWECPPSEVRKRLALEFILEAPVVILSDPPMFDAAVDDEAEEFEGHTADDREARMTGYGKALDDSTEYAVGPEVSDDGTNSWETVDYSDSPVRDSESWIETVERDNEYEAEYGDYCEEESEKLFSNDPGSQVDIDDGGVFLPMSMFDYPKEEVHFSDHGYTEHQQVEDTDETYELDMITTQYGQMGANKTTIENKEGPWGSDTCSECDQPVWENASASNMTNADSTSSKLPAASVAGPDAQDTGATEPACIVETTKPLTLEDMAGSWWDEVLEAMEIGFEEAEAVFQKAASAGFKDIEVGPALAKAKSAPRKRRPKKPEKPRKGPANRNPDCTDPEKDFFDVCWSILNETGLVGEYMRDRMLRRTYHNAHTKGHPRKKENHGRLRKRECYLCCGCQKPIK comes from the exons ATGATTAAAGCCAAGGTGCTTGTGTTTGCCATTCTGGTATACCCGATCAGTCTTTGGTCCGTTTGCGCGGGGTACTGGGTGTGCGTGGCTGCATACTATGGCTATAAGATTGGCAGGTCGTGTCTGGGTTTGGCGATAC GTTTTGACACATACTTGGGGACTGGCTGGTTGAGTAGGATTGTCAGTGTCTTGTTCATCTTACTGGTCCGGGGAATTTGTCTGGCTGTGGATGAGTACGTCGATTTAGTGCGGAGAGGGTGGGAATGTCCGCCATCTGAGGTGAGGAAGCGGTTAG CTCTTGAGTTTATTTTAGAAGCCCCGGTTGTTATACTTTCGGATCCTCCGATGTTTGATGCtgcggttgatgatgaagctgaAGAGTTCGAGGGACATACTGCAGATGATCGTGAAGCTAGAATGACCGGCTACGGGAAAGCCCTGGATGACTCGACTGAGTATGCGGTTGGACCTGAAGTCTCTGATGACGGGACGAATTCGTGGGAAACCGTTGATTATAGCGATAGCCCCGTACGAGATTCCGAGTCCTGGATAGAAACGGTTGAGCGAGATAACGAGTATGAGGCCGAATATGGTGACTATTGTGAAGAGGAAAGTGAGAAACTCTTCAGCAACGATCCTGGAAGCCAGGTGGATATCGATGACGGCGGCGTCTTCCTTCCTATGAGCATGTTTGACTATCCTAAAGAAGAGGTTCACTTTAGTGACCACGGATATACCGAGCACCAACAGGTAGAAGACACTGATGAAACATACGAGCTTGACATGATTACGACACAGTACGGGCAAATGGGTGCAAACAAGACCACAATAGAGAACAAAGAAGGTCCGTGGGGATCTGACACCTGCAGTGAATGTGATCAACCTGTATGGGAAAACGCGTCAGCCTCCAACATGACCAACGCAGACTCTACCAGTTCCAAACTCCCAGCTGCTTCTGTGGCCGGCCCAGACGCACAGGATACTGGGGCCACTGAGCCCGCCTGCATCGTTGAAACCACGAAACCTTTGACACTAGAAGATATGGCTGGCAGCTGGTGGGATGAGGTCCTAGAGGCTATGGAAATAGGGTTTGAGGAGGCAGAAGCGGTGTTTCAAAAGGCAGCAAGTGCAGGGTTCAAAGATATCGAGGTCGGTCCGGCTCTGGCTAAGGCAAAGAGTGCCCCGAGAAAAAGACGGCCCAAGAAGCCAGAGAAACCACGAAAAGGGCCAGCTAACCGCAACCCCGACTGCACCGACCCAGAGAAGGACTTCTTTGATGTGTGTTGGAGCATCCTCAATGAGACAGGCCTGGTGGGAGAGTATATGAGGGACAGAATGCTG CGGCGAACCTACCATAACGCCCATACCAAAGGGCATCccaggaaaaaagaaaaccacggAAGGTTGAGAAAGCGTGAATGTTATCTCTGCTGTGGCTGTCAGAAGCCCATCAAATGA
- a CDS encoding Arf family guanine nucleotide exchange factor SYT1 (COG:U;~EggNog:ENOG410PJIX;~InterPro:IPR035999,IPR011993,IPR023394,IPR000904, IPR001849;~PFAM:PF00169,PF01369;~go_function: GO:0005086 - ARF guanyl-nucleotide exchange factor activity [Evidence IEA];~go_process: GO:0032012 - regulation of ARF protein signal transduction [Evidence IEA]): MHWKALRLGSSDNEAKRRSYLYDPPQSRHSEQLPRPTLSTTALAPRHSESAPRSPSLAGPDDAEHNDDYRADGPSLTQSRSRAEEPTVKPRNTGNSLLPGSGPNWRMNRFSFMRLRHASDPQLSKSYAKAEQEIPPVPSLPPPTIITTAPTSHELEEPVKRKNKFKLFPDSKTPTVEEIPPQQSTTNGKSRHTAQGSTGSQAANPGRPESRVSGEEPGRLSTTSIRSSGRDQPGDSHRSSVTDARFSESSRSDQDRGDHGSSASRGIPTSEGSISSTKRFRMPRLKRNKGPLFPLPPKPTASQSLNGRAPKSIPDSSIPTSDVSDDHDRDHVSPLPSPSRSSAGVSSPRPPLLRKDSANSAHSSHSTPSIRTRKPPTTRARSSTLDSLANIRDNEPQQSPHLTSSGRTSTSTSGRKSFGDIFNIPQRLRQNSEPPFPRSGSPAARGAETPVTKSPSYPERQEGDTPTTYLERLEATVPKSVIASVLSQSNDEFYKNALRKYMRGFSFFGDPIDMAIRKLLMEVELPKETQQIDRFLQSFADRYHECNPGIFASTDQAYFIAFSILILHTDVFNKNNKRKMQKPDYVKNTRGEGISEDILECFYENISYTPFIRIEDTNPNGRHLPKPRRTLFKTASSDHLGRSTREPVDPYTLIMDGKLDSLRPSLKDVMNLDDPYRCNGTDGPPDIENLHRAFSKAAVLQIVSLRSRPDAFMPSSMENPIDSNPGLVDIKVAKVGLLWRKDPKKKKARSPWQEWGALLTFSKLYFFRDVNWVKSLMHQEESHHKEGRRRAVVFKPPLTDFKPDGIMQTDDAVSLIDSGYKKHKHAFVFVRHNALEEVFLANSESDMNDWLAKLNYAAAFRTTGVRSKGMMATDYEAQRNRMSRRGSSVSLNEKEPPSPNPEADMGEDLIVARGHLMRQKIREANEKLFVSQRQLDDLLRNARHLQVLTPVHSRARESVIMAAGRMAAKLKWVRQDIWRTRCYREVLVRDLGEGDAETPSLTEQKRLQLQIPADTTSPESKETEDEAAPEKLASPIKETAPPSPHPESIKPPSICEPPAPQPAAEDLRRPSIPASFASSEAASRIGRRLSVEDLKERTKSSSPEPSNRLTREASVLSAASKLDVSSLASRASKITSPGSFDDGEERVLREAGLLEVNTSPQTKRQSLVIKEGDIDQKQIDTQETTQMDRSSRIRRSLHRTLRDAPGVHHGHLPRSKKPRDPASAAGAHEDGQGAREGEGLSRKSASFTVHGKKASIITFGSEWQNMPPEERLKLRKPTPSEEPRMSDPAITSSADSITSGSLHPGQPHSLRSLSPGTRNSAHFVEESENLYSQVQKAKSDDGFESSSKHTENSFVTADPDQSSLNEDSNAVDETTPKKLTATPEQAVNA; the protein is encoded by the exons ATGCATTGGAAAGCACTGCGCCTCGGCTCCTCCGACAACGAAGCCAAACGACGGAGCTATCTGTACGATCCACCGCAATCCCGTCACAGCGAACAGCTGCCTCGTCCGACGCTCTCGACGACCGCCCTTGCCCCCAGACATTCCGAATCTGCTCCACGGTCACCATCGCTGGCTGGTCCAGATGACGCCGAGCACAACGACGACTATAGGGCTGATGGTCCTAGCCTCACACAAAGTCGCAGTCGCGCTGAAGAACCCACCGTGAAGCCCAGAAACACTGGGAACTCACTGTTGCCGGGCAGCGGCCCGAATTGGCGCATGAACCGTTTCAGTTTCATGAGGCTTCGTCATGCGTCGGACCCGCAATTGTCCAAGTCGTACGCTAAAGCAGAGCAGGAGATCCCTCCTGTACCATCCTTGCCTCCGC CTACAATCATCACGACCGCGCCGACAAGCCATGAACTCGAGGAGCCGGTAAAGCGAAAGAACAAATTCAAACTGTTCCCCGATTCGAAAACCCCGACGGTAGAAGAAATCCCCCCACAACAGTCCACAACCAATGGGAAGTCCAGGCATACTGCCCAGGGCTCGACGGGGTCGCAGGCGGCGAATCCAGGCCGACCAGAGTCTCGAGTTAGCGGCGAGGAACCGGGTCGTCTATCGACTACATCCATACGGAGTAGTGGTCGTGATCAACCTGGTGACTCCCATCGCTCTTCTGTGACAGATGCACGGTTTTCCGAGTCATCCCGTTCTGATCAAGATCGTGGGGATCATGGCTCTTCGGCCTCGCGTGGGATTCCAACGAGCGAGGGTTCAATTTCCAGCACAAAACGATTCCGTATGCCTCGCTTGAAGAGGAACAAGGGacccctctttcccttgccCCCCAAGCCAACAGCTTCGCAGTCGCTCAATGGACGTGCGCCCAAGTCGATACCGGACTCTTCGATTCCCACGTCGGATGTTTCAGATGATCATGACCGGGATCACGTCTCTCCACTGCCGTCGCCGTCGCGCTCCTCAGCTGGTGTCTCCTCTCCTCGGCCCCCTCTGTTGAGAAAGGACTCGGCAAATTCCGCTCATTCGAGCCATTCAACGCCATCCATTCGAACACGTAAGCCGCCTACCACGCGGGCTCGCTCATCTACGTTGGATTCTTTGGCCAATATCCGGGACAATGAGCCGCAACAGTCGCCCCACCTCACTTCGTCTGGACGAACGTCTACTTCAACGAGTGGACGGAAAAGTTTTGGCGATATCTTCAACATCCCACAGCGGCTGCGGCAGAACTCGGAGCCCCCGTTCCCCAGGAGTGGGTCTCCTGCGGCCAGGGGCGCGGAAACTCCGGTCACCAAGTCGCCTTCTTATCCAGAAAGGCAGGAAGGTGATACCCCGACTACGTATTTGGAGCGGCTTGAGGCAACCGTACCCAAGAGTGTAATTGCCAGCGTACTCTCTCAATCTAACGATGAGTTCTATAAGAACGCTCTGCGCAAGTACATGAGAGgattctctttctttggtgATCCGATCGATATGGCCATTCGGAAGCTATTGATGGAAGTGGAACTACCAAAGGAGACCCAGCAAATCGACCGTTTCCTCCAGAGCTTCGCTGACCGATACCATGAGTGTAACCCGGGTATCTTTGCGAGTACTG ACCAAGCATATTTCATTGCGTTTTCGATCCTGATCTTACACACGGACGTCTTCAACAAGAATAATAAACGGAAGATGCAGAAACCAGACTATGTCAAAAATACCCGTGGAGAAGGCATTTCAGAAGATATCTTGGAGTGCTTCTATGAGAACATCTCCTACACACCCTTCATTCGCATCGAGGACACGAATCCCAACGGCCGCCACCTTCCAAAGCCTCGCCGAACATTGTTCAAGACGGCCAGCTCCGACCACCTTGGTCGTTCTACCAGAGAGCCGGTTGATCCATACACCTTGATCATGGATGGAAAACTCGACTCTCTTCGACCAAGTCTCAAGGATGTGATGAACCTGGACGATCCGTACCGCTGTAATGGAACGGATGGACCGCCAGATATTGAGAACCTCCATCGTGCCTTTTCCAAAGCCGCTGTGCTGCAGATTGTCTCCCTGCGTTCACGGCCTGATGCATTTATGCCTTCGAGTATGGAAAACCCGATAGATTCCAACCCAGGCCTGGTGGATATCAAAGTCGCCAAGGTCGGATTGCTTTGGCGCAAAGAtccgaagaaaaagaaggctcGATCCCCATGGCAAGAATGGGGTGCCCTCTTAACGTTCTCGAAGCTGTACTTTTTCAGGGACGTCAACTGGGTGAAGTCATTGATGCACCAAGAGGAGTCCCATCACAAAGAAGGTCGCCGTCGAGCTGTTGTATTCAAACCGCCTTTGACCGACTTCAAACCTGATGGGATCATGCAAACTGATGATGCAGTGTCTTTGATTGATAGCGGTTATAAGAAGCACAAGCATGCATTCGTCTTTGTTCGGCACAACGCTTTGGAGGAAGTATTCTTAGCCAATAGCGAGTCGGATATGAATGATTGGCTGGCCAAGCTCAATTATGCCGCAGCCTTTCGAACCACTGGCGTCCGGAGCAAGGGCATGATGGCTACTGACTACGAAGCGCAGCGAAATCGAATGAGCCGCCGGGGCTCTAGTGTTTCGCTCAACGAAAAGGAACCGCCGTCGCCAAACCCCGAGGCAGATATGGGGGAAGACCTAATCGTCGCGCGGGGACATCTGATGCGCCAGAAGATCCGAGAGGCCAATGAGAAACTTTTCGTCAGCCAGCGACAGCTTGACGATCTGCTAAGGAACGCTAGACATCTGCAGGTTCTGACTCCGGTGCACTCCAGGGCGCGGGAGAGCGTGATCATGGCTGCGGGGCGCATGGCTGCCAAGCTCAAGTGGGTGAGGCAGGATATCTGGCGTACCAGATGCTACCGCGAAGTTCTCGTTCGCGACTTGGGTGAAGGGGACGCGGAGACACCATCTTTGACCGAGCAAAAGCGTTTGCAGCTACAGATCCCTGCGGATACCACCTCCCCCGAGTCCAAGGAAACGGAGGATGAAGCAGCGCCAGAGAAACTAGCATCACCGATCAAGGAGACGGCGCCGCCTTCGCCGCACCCTGAGTCTATCAagcctccatccatctgcgaACCACCGGCACCCCAGCCTGCGGCAGAAGACTTGCGCAGACCGAGCATTCCTGCATCCTTCGCGTCATCCGAGGCCGCTTCTCGGATTGGTAGACGACTCTCGGTAGAAGATCTTAAGGAGCGTACAaagtcttcttctcccgagCCGTCAAACCGACTGACCCGGGAAGCCTCTGTGCTCAGTGCTGCCAGCAAGCTAGATGTCTCCAGTTTGGCTTCACGTGCCTCCAAAATCACTTCCCCCGGAAGCTTTGACGATGGCGAAGAGCGCGTGCTTCGCGAGGCAGGTTTGCTGGAGGTGAACACCTCTCCTCAGACCAAGAGACAATCCCTTGTCATCAAGGAAGGCGATATTGATCAGAAGCAGATCGACACCCAAGAGACAACTCAAATGGATCGTTCCAGCCGGATACGCCGCAGTCTTCACCGGACTCTCCGGGATGCGCCTGGTGTGCACCACGGTCATCTCCCTCGCAGCAAGAAACCTCGCGACCCGGCTTCCGCCGCAGGCGCGCACGAGGACGGCCAAGGAGCGCGTGAAGGCGAAGGCTTGTCGCGCAAGTCTGCTAGCTTTACTGTTCATGGCAAGAAGGCTTCAATTATCACCTTTGGAAGCGAGTGGCAGAATATGCCCCCCGAGGAACGGCTCAAACTTCGGAAGCCCACTCCATCGGAAGAGCCGAGAATGTCCGATCCAGCTATCACCAGTAGTGCGGACTCGATCACCTCAGGGTCATTGCACCCCGGCCAACCGCACTCCCTGCGTAGTTTGAGTCCAGGCACCAGGAATAGTGCGCATTTTGTCGAAGAGTCAGAAAATCTCTACAGCCAGGTCCAGAAGGCCAAAAGCGACGATGGTTTCGAGTCGAGCTCCAAACACACTGAAAACTCCTTCGTCACCGCGGATCCCGACCAATCCTCTTTGAACGAAGATAGCAATGCCGTCGACGAGACCACGCCCAAAAAACTTACTGCCACGCCCGAGCAAGCTGTCAACGCATGA